A single region of the Massilia sp. erpn genome encodes:
- a CDS encoding TonB-dependent receptor — MVRFECWALAGVVFAAPAGALAQQDGTETAMPVVRISAPALGAGSARSSSVLEADVLARQPPGLDPFKPLARVPGMQVSSGDAITGSYSMRLTLRGLNKEQIGISVDGIPNGSTLSNGGTMPHRLLESANLDSIEVSPTAGDLGTPSNQALGGYIDFRTRDPALTRTVYGELSGGSAGYRRAFLRVDSGQSASGLSAYADISRSFQRTWPGQQSGRNLRWHADLRLLQDLGGGSSLRATLSYNRFADNDYEPVALRAISAPFYKATFEGDPSSDGLSDRWTGDPAQDQNYRGTHGINSRDILVHADWTQRFGSSAQLVLKPYLHTQYGYGWFYVPYQQAPADGQAYSAVPPGGAPVASAQECFAGQYRRNADGSLQPLPRAEFPAGASAAMLKALGCPSAAAFAMNPPAQWGARLATTRRSDYRIRRQGVLTEWSMALGDYQQLRVGAWYEHIDRSKSRNWYAVSDPLRNGDFDAARGPYSITHDRRYLVNTVMAYAQDRLELLSRRLQLSVGATWQRSRESYSSPVEFYGTRSLSAASGLLPKVSALYRVDGGWELFASRARNFSAIPDSVFEGTAAISAKRGIQPETSVNSDAGLRWLRGAYGFGVTAYAIDYRDRISIQNGKPDADIFSRDATTTFSNQGGIRSRGLELSGQANWRQLELVLNYTVNRARYAEDTPAEGIRAGDPVLGARRRTGFAEVTWKPRRAWRLSVNATYAGAAAGTYGEVPNTVIAGGPAAYPREYMPAYTLVGLALSYRPGGEWGGWCRHCELLLNADNLLNRRYLGGLGSELANSNPLTTGRYFLGSPRALFLTLRSSF; from the coding sequence ATGGTGCGGTTCGAATGCTGGGCGCTGGCAGGGGTGGTGTTCGCCGCGCCGGCAGGGGCGCTGGCCCAGCAGGATGGGACGGAGACTGCGATGCCGGTGGTGCGCATCAGCGCGCCGGCCTTGGGCGCGGGCAGCGCGCGTTCCAGCAGCGTGCTGGAGGCCGACGTGCTGGCGCGCCAGCCGCCTGGCCTCGATCCGTTCAAGCCGCTGGCCCGGGTGCCAGGCATGCAGGTCAGTTCGGGCGATGCCATCACCGGCAGTTACTCCATGCGCCTGACCTTGCGCGGCTTGAATAAGGAGCAGATCGGCATCTCGGTGGACGGCATTCCGAACGGGTCGACCTTGTCGAACGGCGGCACGATGCCGCACCGCCTGCTGGAGAGCGCCAACCTGGACAGCATCGAGGTGTCGCCCACGGCGGGCGATCTGGGCACGCCATCGAACCAGGCGCTGGGTGGCTATATCGATTTCCGCACGCGCGATCCGGCCCTGACGCGGACGGTGTATGGCGAGCTGTCCGGCGGCAGCGCCGGCTACCGGCGCGCTTTCCTGCGCGTTGACAGCGGCCAGTCGGCATCGGGTTTGAGCGCCTATGCCGACATCAGCCGCAGCTTCCAGCGCACCTGGCCGGGCCAGCAGAGCGGACGCAATCTGCGCTGGCATGCCGACCTGCGGCTGCTGCAGGATCTGGGCGGCGGCTCGAGCCTGCGCGCCACACTCAGCTATAACCGTTTTGCCGACAACGATTACGAGCCGGTGGCCCTGCGCGCTATCTCGGCGCCGTTCTATAAAGCCACTTTCGAGGGCGATCCGTCCAGCGATGGCTTGAGCGACCGCTGGACGGGCGATCCAGCCCAGGACCAGAACTACCGCGGCACGCACGGCATCAACAGCCGCGACATCCTGGTCCACGCCGACTGGACGCAGCGCTTCGGCAGTAGCGCGCAACTGGTGCTGAAGCCCTATCTGCACACGCAGTATGGCTATGGCTGGTTTTACGTGCCTTACCAGCAGGCGCCTGCAGACGGCCAGGCTTACAGCGCCGTGCCGCCCGGCGGCGCGCCGGTGGCCAGCGCGCAGGAATGTTTCGCCGGCCAATACCGGCGCAATGCCGACGGCAGTCTGCAGCCGCTACCCCGTGCCGAATTCCCGGCCGGCGCCAGCGCCGCGATGCTGAAGGCACTGGGTTGTCCCTCGGCCGCCGCTTTTGCCATGAATCCGCCGGCGCAATGGGGCGCGCGCCTGGCCACCACGCGCCGCAGCGATTACCGCATCCGGCGCCAGGGCGTGCTGACGGAATGGTCGATGGCGCTGGGCGATTACCAGCAGCTGCGCGTGGGCGCCTGGTACGAACACATCGACCGCAGCAAGTCGCGCAATTGGTATGCGGTCAGCGATCCGCTGCGCAATGGCGATTTCGACGCCGCGCGCGGCCCGTATTCGATCACGCATGACCGCCGCTATCTGGTGAATACCGTGATGGCGTATGCCCAGGACCGGCTGGAACTGTTGTCGCGCCGCCTGCAATTGAGTGTTGGAGCCACCTGGCAGCGTTCGCGCGAAAGCTACTCCTCGCCGGTGGAGTTTTACGGCACGCGTTCGCTGAGTGCCGCCTCGGGCCTGCTGCCCAAGGTATCGGCCCTGTACCGCGTCGATGGCGGCTGGGAGCTGTTCGCCAGCCGCGCGCGCAATTTCAGCGCCATTCCGGACAGTGTGTTCGAAGGCACGGCCGCCATCAGCGCCAAACGCGGCATCCAGCCCGAGACTTCGGTGAACAGCGACGCGGGCTTGCGCTGGCTGCGCGGCGCTTATGGCTTTGGCGTCACCGCCTATGCCATCGATTACCGCGACCGCATCTCGATCCAGAATGGCAAACCCGATGCCGATATTTTTTCGCGCGATGCCACCACGACGTTCTCCAACCAGGGCGGCATCCGTTCGCGCGGCCTGGAGCTGAGCGGGCAGGCCAACTGGCGCCAATTGGAGCTGGTGCTGAACTACACCGTCAACCGTGCCCGCTATGCCGAGGACACGCCGGCCGAAGGCATCCGCGCCGGCGATCCTGTGCTGGGCGCGCGCCGCCGCACCGGTTTTGCCGAAGTCACGTGGAAGCCGCGGCGCGCCTGGCGCCTCAGCGTCAACGCCACTTATGCCGGCGCGGCGGCCGGCACCTATGGCGAAGTGCCGAACACGGTGATCGCGGGCGGCCCGGCAGCCTATCCGCGCGAATACATGCCGGCCTACACGCTGGTGGGCTTGGCGCTGTCCTACCGTCCGGGCGGGGAATGGGGCGGCTGGTGCCGCCATTGCGAACTGCTGCTGAATGCCGACAATCTGCTGAACCGGCGCTATCTGGGCGGCCTGGGCTCGGAACTGGCCAATTCCAATCCCCTGACGACGGGCCGCTACTTCCTCGGCAGCCCGCGCGCGCTGTTCCTGACCCTGCGCAGCAGCTTTTGA
- a CDS encoding DUF3820 family protein, with amino-acid sequence MSAELLPLLVNREMPYGKYKGFLLADLPGHYLGWFAREGFPKGELGALLALMYELDHNALRHLLDPLRSKPRRSPIGIK; translated from the coding sequence ATGAGCGCCGAACTCCTTCCCCTCCTGGTCAACCGTGAAATGCCTTATGGAAAATACAAGGGATTTCTGCTGGCCGACCTGCCCGGCCACTACCTGGGCTGGTTCGCGCGCGAAGGCTTTCCCAAGGGCGAGCTGGGCGCCCTGCTGGCCCTGATGTACGAGCTCGATCACAACGCCCTGCGCCACCTGCTCGACCCGCTGCGCAGCAAGCCGCGCCGCTCGCCCATCGGTATCAAGTAG
- a CDS encoding MFS transporter has product MPLALLALTIGAFAIGTTEFVIVGLLPTIAADLGVDLPSAGMLVSLYAMGVAVGAPVLTALTGKLPRKLLLLALMVLFTAGNLLAWQAPGYATLIVARILTGLAHGVFFSIGSTIATSLVPKEKAASAIAIMFTGLTVALVTGVPLGTFIGQHFGWRETFLAVSALGLIAFLGSLLFVPQNIQHNKPASLLQQVKVLGQPRLLLVYAMTALGYGGSFTAFTFLAPILQEVSGFSAGSVSLVMLVYGVSVAFGNIWGGKLADRRGPVGALKLVFLGLAAVLVVLSFTAPHAWLMLATVLVWGIFAFGNVAGLQVYVVRQAEHFTPRAVDVASGLNIAAFNLGIAGGAWGGGHIVEKLGLLHTGWIGAIVVLGAFGLTVLSGRLDRLKPIPRSSGAEFRATANL; this is encoded by the coding sequence ATGCCTCTCGCTTTATTGGCGCTGACCATCGGCGCTTTCGCCATCGGAACCACCGAGTTCGTGATTGTCGGGCTGCTGCCCACCATCGCCGCCGATCTGGGCGTCGACCTGCCGTCGGCCGGCATGCTGGTCAGCCTGTACGCCATGGGTGTGGCGGTCGGCGCGCCGGTGCTGACCGCGCTCACCGGCAAGCTGCCGCGCAAGCTGCTGCTGCTGGCGCTGATGGTGCTGTTCACCGCCGGCAATCTGCTGGCCTGGCAGGCGCCCGGCTACGCCACCCTGATCGTGGCGCGCATCCTGACCGGCCTGGCGCACGGCGTCTTCTTCTCGATCGGCTCGACCATCGCCACCTCGCTGGTGCCGAAGGAAAAAGCGGCCAGCGCGATCGCCATCATGTTCACCGGCCTGACCGTGGCCCTGGTGACGGGCGTGCCGCTGGGCACCTTCATCGGCCAGCATTTCGGCTGGCGCGAAACCTTCCTCGCCGTGTCGGCGCTGGGCCTGATCGCCTTCCTCGGCAGCCTGCTGTTCGTGCCGCAGAATATCCAGCACAACAAGCCTGCCTCGCTCTTGCAGCAGGTGAAGGTGCTGGGCCAGCCGCGCCTGCTGCTGGTGTATGCCATGACGGCGCTCGGTTATGGCGGCTCGTTTACCGCCTTCACCTTCCTGGCGCCGATCCTGCAGGAAGTGTCGGGCTTCAGCGCCGGCTCGGTGAGCCTGGTGATGCTGGTGTATGGCGTGTCGGTCGCTTTCGGCAATATCTGGGGTGGCAAGCTGGCTGACCGCCGCGGTCCGGTGGGCGCGCTGAAACTGGTTTTCCTCGGCCTGGCTGCGGTACTGGTGGTGCTGAGCTTTACCGCGCCGCATGCCTGGCTGATGCTGGCCACGGTGCTGGTCTGGGGCATTTTCGCCTTCGGTAATGTGGCGGGCCTGCAAGTGTACGTGGTGCGCCAGGCGGAACATTTCACGCCGCGCGCTGTGGATGTGGCCTCCGGCCTGAATATCGCGGCATTTAACCTGGGCATTGCCGGCGGCGCCTGGGGCGGCGGCCATATCGTCGAGAAGCTGGGCCTGCTGCATACCGGCTGGATCGGCGCCATCGTGGTGCTCGGCGCTTTCGGCCTGACCGTGCTCAGCGGCCGCCTGGACCGGCTCAAGCCGATTCCCCGCAGCAGCGGAGCCGAGTTCCGCGCAACCGCCAACCTTTGA
- a CDS encoding GyrI-like domain-containing protein: MADSLPLLNRAEYTRRMNRVIDHIDRHLDSTLETAELADIANFSRFHFHRIFAAWMGETIGDYVRRRRLETAAFHLSCGAQASVLEVALATGFGSGEALARAFRQKFGCSPSTWRDGTRERLAALAAGLRQAREEDNSNPDQVNGSGGQAGFLPLGEHGDSQSPNGESQMEVHVIDLPAVTIAYQRHIGPYGMSIGEFWRSTMSPWMHSHGLDSATCYGVGHDDPSITAPEKCRYDACVEVPEGFKNGGQASISTLPGGRYAVAQFKGQTATIAAAWNSLIREWLPSSGLQCDDRPLFERFSPQTALNPQTGEFSCELCIPVRAL, translated from the coding sequence ATGGCCGACAGCCTGCCCCTGCTCAACCGCGCGGAATACACGCGCCGCATGAACCGCGTGATCGACCACATCGACCGCCATCTCGACAGCACGTTGGAAACAGCGGAACTGGCCGATATCGCCAACTTCTCGCGCTTCCACTTCCACCGCATCTTCGCTGCATGGATGGGCGAAACCATCGGCGACTACGTGCGGCGGCGGCGCCTGGAAACGGCAGCCTTCCACCTGTCCTGCGGTGCCCAGGCCAGCGTGCTGGAAGTGGCGCTGGCTACCGGCTTCGGCTCCGGCGAGGCGCTGGCGCGCGCCTTCCGCCAGAAGTTCGGCTGCTCGCCCAGCACCTGGCGCGACGGCACACGCGAGCGCCTGGCCGCACTGGCGGCCGGACTGCGCCAGGCGCGCGAGGAGGACAATAGCAATCCTGATCAGGTGAATGGCAGCGGCGGTCAGGCCGGATTCCTGCCGCTCGGCGAACATGGCGACTCCCAATCACCCAACGGAGAAAGCCAAATGGAAGTACACGTCATCGACCTGCCAGCAGTAACCATCGCCTACCAGCGCCATATCGGCCCTTACGGCATGAGCATCGGCGAATTCTGGCGCAGCACCATGTCGCCGTGGATGCATTCGCATGGCCTGGACAGCGCCACGTGCTACGGCGTGGGCCACGACGACCCAAGCATTACCGCGCCGGAAAAATGCCGCTACGACGCCTGCGTGGAAGTGCCGGAAGGATTCAAGAACGGCGGCCAGGCCAGCATCTCGACCTTGCCGGGCGGCCGCTATGCAGTGGCGCAGTTCAAGGGGCAGACTGCCACGATCGCGGCGGCATGGAATAGCCTCATCCGCGAATGGCTGCCGTCCAGCGGCCTGCAATGCGACGACCGGCCGCTGTTCGAACGCTTCTCGCCGCAGACGGCACTCAATCCCCAGACTGGCGAATTCAGCTGTGAACTGTGCATTCCCGTCAGAGCCTTATAA
- the dgt gene encoding dGTP triphosphohydrolase: MYSAETKEFAREQEKLVLPLEYRAHSQSDGRGEGREECMRDYARVLYSASFRRLQGKMQLLGVDANSFNRNRLTHSLEVAQIARSIAADLGLERSVVSETCSLAHDIGNPPFGHYGEKILNELIADGGGFEGNAQAFRILRTLEKKHYAYAGLNLTVRTLFGITKYFHRREDNPKKFLYQDDYAFLSAALDGHGIAVRKSIDAQIMDLSDEIAYAAHDLEDALSFGIITWGEIVHEFKISRDFAGAYEQFSAIAEHAHAEALKCEAQDSSEEYSIVLRKEMTSQIVHELCRDISVVEGRHGPELGYKTKAELARGLKSLLWKAILRKKDVQLYEKRGEKIIRGLFEVLSDKQYNKDNILLPPELRCLKDSRERLVIDYISGMMDSNAAQEYKKYFGEGSLDAIYWKK, translated from the coding sequence ATGTATTCAGCCGAAACAAAAGAATTCGCCCGCGAACAGGAAAAACTGGTGCTGCCGCTGGAGTACCGCGCCCACTCGCAGTCCGACGGCCGCGGCGAGGGCCGCGAAGAGTGCATGCGCGACTATGCGCGCGTGCTCTATTCCGCCTCCTTCCGCCGCCTGCAAGGCAAGATGCAGCTGCTGGGCGTGGACGCCAACAGCTTTAACCGCAACCGCCTGACGCACAGCCTGGAAGTGGCGCAGATCGCCCGCTCCATCGCCGCCGACCTGGGGCTGGAGCGCAGTGTGGTGTCCGAAACCTGCTCGCTGGCCCACGACATCGGCAACCCGCCGTTCGGCCACTACGGCGAGAAAATCCTGAACGAGCTGATTGCGGACGGCGGCGGCTTCGAAGGCAATGCCCAGGCCTTCCGCATCCTGCGCACGCTGGAGAAAAAGCATTACGCCTATGCGGGCCTGAACCTGACCGTGCGCACCCTGTTCGGCATCACCAAGTACTTCCACCGGCGCGAGGACAATCCCAAGAAGTTCCTGTACCAGGACGATTACGCCTTTCTCAGCGCGGCGCTGGACGGCCATGGCATCGCCGTGCGCAAGAGCATCGACGCGCAGATCATGGACCTGTCCGACGAAATCGCCTACGCCGCGCATGACCTGGAGGATGCGCTGAGCTTTGGCATCATCACCTGGGGCGAGATCGTCCACGAATTCAAGATCAGCCGCGACTTCGCCGGCGCTTACGAGCAGTTCTCTGCCATCGCCGAACATGCGCATGCCGAAGCGCTCAAATGCGAGGCGCAGGACAGTTCGGAGGAATACTCCATCGTACTGCGCAAGGAAATGACGTCGCAAATCGTGCATGAGCTGTGCCGCGACATCAGCGTGGTCGAAGGCAGGCATGGGCCGGAACTGGGCTACAAGACCAAGGCGGAGCTGGCGCGCGGCCTGAAAAGCCTGCTGTGGAAAGCCATCCTGCGCAAGAAGGACGTGCAGCTCTACGAAAAACGCGGCGAGAAAATCATCCGTGGCCTGTTCGAGGTGCTGAGCGATAAGCAGTACAACAAGGACAATATCCTGCTGCCGCCCGAGCTGCGCTGCCTGAAGGATTCGCGCGAGCGCCTGGTGATCGACTACATCTCCGGCATGATGGATTCGAACGCCGCCCAGGAGTACAAGAAGTATTTCGGTGAAGGCAGCCTGGATGCGATCTACTGGAAGAAATAA
- a CDS encoding sodium:solute symporter, with protein MSSFSLFSLVFGYFGLLLLVAWFTSRNANNDSFFIGNKSSNWMLVAFGMVGTTLSGATFISVPGAVGRDGFGYLQLTMGYVAGYVAVAYVLLPLYYRLKLTSIYHYLDMRLGRRSYQSGAAFFILSRTLGATARLYLVVNILQATILDSLGVPFWLTNLVILLMILLYTYEGGVKTIVWTDTLQTVGMLLGLVSCVVFLMHEMQLDVAGSLARMEAKGLSRIFTLDVDSPSYFWKHFFAGMFIVVAMTGMDQEMMQKNISVKTLADSQKNMLTLTAILVGVLSLFLFLGGLLYLYAPQVGLAASGDKIFPAVVMGHLPAAMQMVFFIALVSALFPSADGAITALTSSYCIDILGLKRRTDLSEAQRLRMRHRVHLGFCALFLVLVMVFKWVDNPSMIGVILKLAGYTYGPLLGLFAFGLFTRRSVRDGRVPLVVLAGPALCFLIEQYQGLLFGSYKIGLELLILNGLLTMGGLFLISRPAESKEMLPTH; from the coding sequence ATGTCTTCTTTTTCCCTGTTTTCACTGGTGTTCGGCTACTTCGGCCTGCTGCTGCTGGTGGCCTGGTTCACCTCGCGCAATGCGAACAACGACAGCTTCTTCATCGGTAACAAGAGTTCGAACTGGATGCTGGTGGCCTTCGGCATGGTGGGCACCACGCTGAGCGGCGCCACCTTTATCAGCGTGCCGGGCGCGGTGGGGCGCGACGGCTTCGGCTATCTGCAGCTGACCATGGGTTATGTGGCCGGCTATGTGGCGGTGGCCTATGTGCTGCTGCCGCTGTACTACCGGCTCAAGCTGACCTCCATCTACCACTACCTGGACATGCGCCTGGGCCGCCGTTCCTATCAGAGCGGAGCCGCCTTCTTCATCCTGTCGCGTACCCTGGGCGCCACGGCGCGCCTTTACCTGGTGGTGAATATTCTGCAGGCGACGATTCTGGACAGCCTGGGCGTGCCGTTCTGGCTCACCAATCTGGTGATCCTGCTGATGATCCTCCTGTATACCTACGAGGGCGGCGTGAAGACCATCGTGTGGACCGATACCCTGCAAACCGTGGGCATGCTGCTGGGCCTCGTCAGCTGCGTGGTCTTCCTGATGCACGAAATGCAGCTGGATGTGGCGGGCAGCCTGGCGCGGATGGAGGCGAAAGGCCTGTCGCGCATCTTCACGCTGGACGTGGACAGCCCATCCTACTTCTGGAAGCACTTCTTCGCCGGCATGTTCATCGTGGTCGCCATGACGGGCATGGACCAGGAGATGATGCAAAAGAATATCTCGGTCAAGACCCTGGCCGATTCGCAAAAGAATATGCTGACGCTGACGGCGATCCTGGTGGGCGTGCTGTCGCTCTTCCTTTTCCTGGGCGGCCTGTTGTACCTGTATGCGCCCCAGGTCGGGCTGGCGGCCAGCGGCGACAAGATTTTCCCCGCCGTGGTCATGGGCCATCTGCCCGCCGCCATGCAGATGGTCTTCTTCATCGCCCTGGTCAGCGCCTTGTTCCCCAGCGCGGATGGCGCGATCACGGCGCTGACCTCGTCCTACTGCATCGACATCCTGGGTCTGAAACGGCGTACGGATCTGAGCGAGGCGCAGCGCTTGCGCATGCGGCACCGCGTCCATCTCGGCTTCTGCGCGCTTTTCCTGGTGCTGGTGATGGTGTTCAAATGGGTCGATAATCCCAGCATGATCGGCGTGATCCTCAAGCTGGCCGGTTACACCTATGGACCGCTGCTTGGCCTGTTCGCCTTCGGCCTGTTCACGCGCCGCAGCGTGCGGGATGGCCGCGTGCCGCTGGTGGTGCTGGCCGGGCCGGCGCTGTGTTTCCTGATCGAGCAGTATCAAGGCTTATTATTTGGTAGTTATAAAATTGGCCTGGAACTGTTGATACTCAACGGTTTGCTGACCATGGGCGGCCTGTTCCTGATTTCGCGCCCGGCCGAGAGCAAAGAAATGCTGCCGACGCACTGA
- the sppA gene encoding signal peptide peptidase SppA: MSRSVSSYVGGAFRFVWRALDVGRRAVLNLLFLIILIALLYAIFGGGAKPLGDKTMLVIELKGQLLEQGRNGAREAVLANLNGDDPRKQIQLRDVLSVLDAAGKDAQIGGAVLVLDEMQGGGQALEREFGAALDRFKAKGKKVVAWGASYNQAQYQVASHADEIYLHPMGMVMLDGFGHYRSYYRDALDKVGVTVNLMRVGTFKSFAEPFVANGPSPAAAEADAFLINDLWARYTKGVETARKLPEGQLMKVINGLPELSKAANGNMAKVALDAKLIDGVKTRDDIRKLMMERGATNAEGKTFRQVAFDDYLARQRPKFTGDAIGVVMAVGEIGDGVAGPGAIGGESTSNLIRMAREDSSIKAVVLRVDSPGGSAFGSELIRRELELTRAAGKPVVVSMGNVAASGGYWISMASDEVIADPATITGSIGVIALYPTVEKVADKLGIHTAGQTTTWLGDIDNRLRPMDPRFGQVIQGMINHTYDEFTTKAALARRTTPAKIDEVGQGRVWTGAQAKERGLVDTLGSYQDALKSAAKRAKMEGEPRIVYIERETSRFDRVLEYFGGSAAKAVGEQVKVALAPSGLPLGVAAGVAKDLSWLNDLTQQRKPFTALTHCLCESPR, from the coding sequence ATGTCTCGATCGGTTTCATCTTATGTCGGCGGCGCCTTCCGCTTTGTCTGGCGGGCGCTGGACGTTGGCCGCCGCGCGGTACTGAACCTGCTGTTCCTGATTATCCTGATCGCGCTGCTGTATGCGATCTTCGGCGGTGGCGCCAAGCCGCTGGGCGACAAGACCATGCTGGTGATCGAGCTGAAAGGCCAGTTGCTGGAGCAGGGCCGCAATGGCGCGCGTGAGGCCGTGCTGGCCAATCTGAATGGCGACGACCCGCGCAAGCAGATCCAGTTGCGCGACGTGCTGTCCGTGCTGGACGCGGCAGGCAAGGACGCGCAGATCGGCGGCGCCGTGCTGGTGCTGGACGAAATGCAGGGCGGCGGCCAGGCGCTGGAACGCGAGTTCGGCGCGGCACTGGACCGTTTCAAGGCCAAGGGCAAGAAGGTCGTGGCCTGGGGTGCCTCCTACAACCAGGCGCAATACCAGGTTGCCTCGCATGCCGATGAAATCTATCTGCACCCGATGGGCATGGTGATGCTGGATGGTTTCGGCCATTACCGCAGCTATTACCGCGATGCGCTCGACAAGGTGGGCGTGACCGTGAACCTGATGCGGGTCGGTACCTTCAAGAGTTTTGCCGAGCCCTTCGTCGCCAACGGCCCGTCGCCGGCGGCGGCGGAAGCGGACGCCTTCCTCATCAACGATCTGTGGGCGCGCTACACCAAGGGCGTGGAGACGGCGCGCAAGCTGCCGGAAGGCCAACTGATGAAGGTCATCAATGGCCTGCCTGAGCTGTCCAAGGCCGCCAACGGCAATATGGCCAAGGTGGCGCTGGATGCGAAACTGATCGACGGCGTGAAAACCCGCGACGATATCCGCAAGCTGATGATGGAGCGCGGCGCCACGAATGCGGAAGGCAAAACCTTCCGCCAGGTGGCGTTTGACGATTATCTGGCGCGCCAGCGTCCGAAATTCACCGGCGATGCCATCGGCGTGGTGATGGCCGTGGGAGAGATCGGCGACGGCGTGGCCGGTCCCGGCGCCATCGGCGGCGAATCGACCTCGAACCTGATCCGCATGGCGCGCGAGGACAGCAGCATCAAGGCTGTGGTGCTGCGCGTGGATTCGCCTGGCGGCAGCGCCTTCGGCTCGGAGCTGATCCGCCGCGAGCTGGAACTGACGCGCGCCGCCGGCAAGCCGGTGGTGGTGTCGATGGGGAATGTGGCGGCATCCGGCGGCTACTGGATTTCCATGGCCTCGGACGAGGTGATCGCCGATCCGGCCACCATCACCGGCTCCATCGGCGTGATCGCCCTGTATCCGACGGTGGAAAAAGTGGCGGACAAGCTGGGCATCCATACCGCCGGCCAGACCACCACCTGGCTGGGCGATATCGACAACCGCCTGCGTCCGATGGACCCGCGCTTCGGCCAGGTCATCCAGGGCATGATCAACCACACCTACGACGAGTTCACCACCAAGGCCGCGCTGGCGCGCCGTACCACCCCGGCCAAGATCGATGAAGTGGGCCAGGGCCGCGTATGGACCGGCGCCCAGGCCAAGGAACGCGGTCTGGTCGACACCCTGGGCAGCTATCAGGATGCGCTGAAGTCCGCCGCCAAGCGCGCCAAGATGGAAGGTGAGCCGCGCATCGTCTACATCGAGCGCGAGACCTCGCGCTTCGACCGCGTGCTGGAATACTTCGGCGGTTCCGCCGCCAAGGCCGTGGGCGAGCAGGTGAAGGTGGCGCTGGCGCCATCCGGCCTGCCGCTGGGTGTGGCTGCCGGCGTGGCGAAAGATCTGAGCTGGTTGAACGATCTGACCCAGCAGCGCAAACCGTTCACGGCGCTCACGCACTGCCTATGCGAATCGCCGCGCTAG
- a CDS encoding efflux RND transporter periplasmic adaptor subunit — MDAHPNTSPAPQSRRRKWLGAVIAVAAMAGLGGLAWHLTHKAPEGAGQGGPGAGVPGAGGPGGAAGGAGRGSGRGGRGGPASTVGVATAEKADIPVVLEALGTVSAAATTTVRPQVSGILQKVLFKEGQMVKAGQVLAQIDPRQFELSLMQASGQRQRDEAQLENARLTLERYRTLLAQDSIARQDVDTQAALVRQLEGTVMTDKAAEGTARLNLGYTKVMAPISGRVGLRVVDVGNLVGSGDAGGIAVITQISPIDVEFAVPQDQVPELIARANEGAVLPALALDRTRSATLEQGRFAALDNQVNTQTGTVMAKARFENAKMALFPSQFVNVRLELRTVKDAVMVPVTALRHGATGDFVYVLNQDKTVALRPVTRGQATVDKVQLKTGVQAGEQVITEGADRLKDGAHVTLPGERGGKGPGAGGQAGEGGEGHRRHRRQAEDAPAAATPAPAAPGEERKRRTDPAQQAGGGAR, encoded by the coding sequence ATGGATGCGCACCCGAACACTTCTCCAGCCCCTCAATCGCGCCGCCGCAAATGGCTGGGTGCCGTTATCGCGGTTGCGGCCATGGCGGGGCTGGGTGGTTTGGCCTGGCATCTGACCCACAAGGCGCCGGAAGGGGCGGGGCAGGGTGGGCCGGGAGCGGGCGTCCCTGGGGCTGGCGGACCAGGTGGGGCAGCGGGCGGCGCCGGACGCGGTTCCGGGCGTGGCGGCCGGGGCGGCCCAGCCAGCACCGTGGGCGTGGCCACGGCCGAAAAGGCCGATATCCCGGTCGTGCTGGAGGCGCTCGGCACGGTGTCGGCGGCGGCCACCACCACCGTGCGGCCGCAGGTCTCGGGCATCCTGCAAAAAGTGCTGTTCAAGGAAGGGCAGATGGTCAAGGCCGGCCAGGTGCTGGCCCAGATCGATCCGCGCCAGTTCGAATTGTCGCTGATGCAGGCCAGCGGCCAGCGCCAGCGCGATGAAGCCCAGCTGGAAAACGCCCGCCTGACGCTGGAACGCTACCGCACCTTGCTGGCCCAGGATTCCATCGCGCGCCAGGACGTGGACACGCAAGCGGCCCTGGTGCGCCAGCTGGAAGGCACGGTGATGACGGACAAGGCGGCGGAAGGCACGGCGCGCCTGAATCTAGGCTATACCAAGGTGATGGCGCCGATCAGCGGGCGTGTTGGCCTGCGCGTGGTCGATGTCGGCAATCTGGTCGGCTCGGGCGATGCAGGCGGCATTGCCGTCATCACCCAGATTTCGCCCATCGACGTGGAATTCGCCGTGCCCCAGGACCAGGTGCCGGAGCTGATCGCCCGCGCCAACGAAGGCGCCGTGCTGCCCGCGCTGGCGCTGGACCGCACCCGCAGCGCCACGCTGGAGCAGGGCCGTTTTGCGGCGCTGGATAATCAGGTGAACACGCAGACCGGCACGGTGATGGCGAAGGCGCGCTTCGAGAACGCCAAGATGGCGCTCTTCCCCAGCCAGTTCGTCAACGTGCGCCTGGAGCTGCGCACCGTCAAGGACGCAGTCATGGTGCCGGTGACGGCGCTGCGCCATGGCGCGACCGGTGATTTCGTGTACGTGCTGAACCAGGACAAGACCGTTGCGCTGCGTCCCGTCACGCGCGGCCAGGCGACGGTGGACAAGGTGCAGCTCAAAACCGGCGTGCAGGCGGGCGAACAGGTCATCACCGAAGGCGCCGACCGTCTGAAGGACGGTGCCCACGTCACCTTGCCGGGAGAGCGGGGCGGTAAAGGCCCTGGCGCCGGCGGCCAGGCAGGGGAAGGCGGGGAGGGACATCGCCGCCATCGCAGGCAGGCCGAGGATGCGCCCGCCGCCGCCACGCCGGCACCCGCGGCGCCGGGCGAGGAGCGCAAGCGGCGCACCGACCCCGCCCAGCAAGCGGGAGGCGGCGCGCGATGA